In the Arthrobacter zhaoxinii genome, one interval contains:
- the gcvT gene encoding glycine cleavage system aminomethyltransferase GcvT yields MTEKYTALYEAHKQLGASFTDFGGWQMPLKYSSELAEHKAVRGAAGLFDLSHMGEVEVSGPDAGAFLDYALVGKLSAVKTGRAKYSLITNNDGGIIDDLISYRLADDSYLVVPNAGNADTVAAELASRAEGFDVMVNNVSAETSLVAVQGPVAEAILLDLVLDGRQDLVTGMKYYAAATVGIRTGERTLNLLVARTGYTGEDGFEIYVPNDDAAALWSALLTAGEGRGLIPAGLACRDSLRLEAGMPLYGNELTLDTDPYAAGLGPVVALSKEGDFVGRAALEARKAAGPARRLVGLKGSGRRSARSSYPVFGSDGETVIGEVTSGAPSPTLGFPIALAYVDQDYTAPGTELSVDLRGKPEPFTVVELPFYKRSKQ; encoded by the coding sequence ATGACTGAGAAATACACGGCGCTTTACGAAGCGCACAAACAGCTGGGTGCTTCCTTCACCGATTTCGGCGGCTGGCAGATGCCGTTGAAATACAGCTCCGAACTGGCCGAGCATAAGGCCGTACGCGGTGCAGCCGGGCTGTTCGACCTCTCCCACATGGGTGAAGTGGAGGTGTCCGGGCCCGACGCCGGGGCGTTCCTGGACTACGCCCTGGTGGGCAAGCTCTCCGCGGTGAAGACGGGACGCGCCAAGTATTCGCTGATCACCAACAACGACGGCGGCATAATTGATGACCTGATCAGCTACCGCCTCGCGGACGATTCCTATCTTGTGGTGCCCAACGCGGGCAACGCCGATACCGTGGCCGCCGAACTGGCGTCCCGTGCCGAGGGCTTCGACGTTATGGTGAACAACGTGTCGGCGGAGACCTCGCTGGTGGCCGTGCAGGGCCCTGTTGCCGAAGCCATCCTGCTGGACCTGGTTCTGGACGGCCGGCAGGACCTGGTCACGGGGATGAAGTACTACGCTGCCGCCACGGTAGGCATCCGGACGGGGGAGCGGACCCTGAACCTGCTTGTGGCCCGCACCGGGTACACCGGCGAGGACGGCTTCGAGATCTACGTCCCCAACGACGACGCCGCGGCCCTCTGGTCCGCGCTGCTCACCGCCGGGGAGGGCCGGGGCCTGATCCCGGCGGGCCTGGCCTGCCGCGATTCACTCCGCCTGGAAGCAGGGATGCCGTTGTACGGCAACGAGCTCACCCTCGACACCGATCCGTATGCCGCCGGGTTGGGGCCTGTCGTCGCCCTCTCCAAGGAGGGCGACTTTGTGGGCCGGGCAGCGCTCGAAGCCCGCAAGGCAGCAGGCCCGGCCCGCCGCCTCGTGGGTCTGAAGGGCTCCGGCCGCCGTTCGGCCCGCTCCTCCTACCCGGTGTTCGGCAGCGACGGCGAAACGGTCATCGGCGAAGTCACCTCCGGCGCCCCCAGCCCCACCCTCGGCTTCCCCATCGCCCTCGCCTACGTGGACCAGGACTACACCGCCCCCGGCACCGAGCTCTCTGTCGACCTTCGTGGCAAGCCCGAACCCTTCACGGTTGTCGAGCTTCCGTTCTATAAGCGCAGCAAGCAGTAA
- the gcvP gene encoding aminomethyl-transferring glycine dehydrogenase, whose product MSVEPSSAAHPAAFADRHIGARADAVETMLKAVGYDSLDGLVDMAVPAAIRQNFPLILDPAKSEEETLVALRRIAGKNKTAVQMIGQGYYGTHTPPVILRNVVEDPAWYTAYTPYQPEISQGRLEALLNFQTMVQDLTALPIANASLLDEATAVAEAVLLMRRSNKAKGNGAIVLDAELFPQTIAVVKGRAKALGFDVIVADLSNGLPEGELAGVVLQQPGASGVVRDQSPVIADAKDRGALVTVAADLLALTLITPPGEQGADIAVGSVQRFGVPLFYGGPHAAYMAVRKGLERSLPGRLVGVSKDSAGTPAYRLALQTREQHIRREKATSNICTAQALLAIVASMYAVYHGPEGLTAIARRAHDSARALAAALKNAGVELLHESFFDTVTARVPGRAAEVIAAAEAKGINLRRIDADTVGISADETTTPAVIADVAEAFGAAPVESADGFDLPGGLLRTSEFMTHPVFSSYRSETQMLRYLRRLSDRDLALDRTMIPLGSCTMKLNATAEMQAMTWPEFASIHPFAPDSQTEGWRELIADLEEKLAVITGYDTVSIQPNAGSQGELAGLLAIRGYHHSRGDEQRTVCLIPASAHGTNAASAVLAGMKVVVVATADDGAIDHADLRAKIDAHRENLAAIMITYPSTHGVFDDDVRDVCEAIHEAGGQVYIDGANLNALVGLAQPGEFGGDVSHLNLHKTFCIPHGGGGPGVGPVAAKAHLAPFMPGDAATWTGGEDIPVSASRFGSAGVLPISWAYVSLMGGEGLTSATKHALLAANYVAARLNEYFPVLYTGKGGLVAHECILDLRELTAKTGVTAEDVAKRLVDYGFHAPTLSFPVAGTLMVEPTESEDLGEMDRFIDAMIAIRAEIDQVAAGDFTLEGSPLRNAPHTAVVVAANEWDRAYPREQAAFPLRTLRMDKYFPPVGRIDGAAGDRNLICSCPPIEDFEN is encoded by the coding sequence ATGTCTGTAGAACCGTCCTCCGCCGCTCATCCCGCCGCCTTCGCGGACCGGCACATCGGCGCCCGCGCCGATGCCGTCGAGACCATGCTCAAGGCTGTCGGCTACGACTCCCTTGACGGTCTGGTGGACATGGCCGTCCCCGCCGCGATCCGGCAGAACTTTCCGCTGATCCTGGATCCGGCAAAGAGCGAAGAGGAAACCCTAGTCGCGCTGCGGAGGATCGCCGGCAAGAACAAAACGGCCGTCCAGATGATCGGCCAGGGGTACTACGGCACCCACACCCCTCCGGTGATCCTGCGCAACGTGGTGGAGGACCCGGCCTGGTACACCGCCTACACCCCCTACCAGCCGGAGATTTCCCAGGGCCGGCTCGAAGCGCTGCTGAACTTCCAGACCATGGTCCAGGACCTCACCGCCCTGCCCATCGCCAATGCCTCCCTGCTGGACGAAGCCACTGCCGTTGCTGAAGCGGTGCTGCTGATGCGCCGGTCCAACAAGGCAAAGGGTAACGGTGCCATTGTTCTGGACGCGGAACTGTTCCCGCAGACCATCGCCGTGGTCAAGGGCCGGGCCAAGGCGCTCGGCTTCGACGTCATTGTTGCCGACCTCTCCAACGGCCTGCCCGAAGGCGAGCTGGCCGGCGTCGTCCTCCAGCAGCCGGGCGCCTCCGGCGTGGTCCGCGACCAGAGCCCGGTGATCGCTGACGCGAAGGACCGCGGCGCGCTGGTCACGGTGGCCGCGGACCTGCTGGCCCTGACCCTCATCACCCCTCCCGGTGAGCAGGGCGCGGACATTGCCGTCGGCTCCGTGCAGCGCTTCGGCGTTCCGCTGTTCTACGGCGGCCCGCACGCCGCCTACATGGCCGTCCGCAAGGGCCTGGAACGGTCCCTGCCCGGCCGCCTGGTGGGGGTCTCCAAGGACTCCGCCGGCACCCCCGCCTACCGCCTGGCCCTGCAGACCCGCGAGCAGCACATCCGCCGGGAGAAGGCGACCTCCAACATCTGCACGGCGCAGGCGCTGCTCGCCATCGTGGCCTCCATGTACGCCGTCTACCACGGCCCCGAAGGCCTGACCGCGATTGCCCGCCGCGCCCACGACTCCGCCCGGGCCCTGGCCGCCGCACTGAAGAACGCCGGTGTCGAACTGCTGCACGAGTCCTTCTTCGACACCGTGACCGCACGCGTTCCCGGCCGCGCCGCCGAGGTGATTGCCGCCGCCGAAGCGAAGGGCATCAACCTGCGCCGGATCGACGCGGACACCGTGGGCATCTCCGCCGATGAAACGACGACGCCGGCCGTGATCGCCGACGTCGCCGAAGCCTTCGGCGCCGCGCCCGTGGAATCCGCGGACGGCTTCGACCTGCCGGGCGGGCTGCTGCGCACCTCGGAGTTCATGACGCACCCGGTGTTTTCCTCCTACCGCTCCGAAACCCAGATGCTGCGCTACCTGCGCCGCCTCTCGGACCGCGACCTGGCCCTGGACCGCACCATGATTCCGCTGGGCTCGTGCACCATGAAGCTCAATGCCACCGCGGAAATGCAGGCCATGACGTGGCCGGAGTTCGCCTCCATCCACCCCTTCGCTCCGGATTCCCAGACCGAGGGCTGGCGCGAACTGATTGCGGACCTGGAAGAGAAGCTCGCGGTCATCACCGGGTATGACACCGTGTCCATCCAGCCCAACGCCGGCTCGCAGGGTGAACTGGCCGGGCTGCTGGCCATCCGCGGCTATCACCACTCCCGCGGCGATGAACAGCGCACGGTTTGCCTGATCCCCGCCTCGGCGCACGGCACCAACGCTGCCTCCGCGGTGCTGGCCGGCATGAAGGTGGTGGTTGTGGCCACCGCCGACGACGGCGCCATCGACCACGCGGACCTGCGCGCCAAGATCGACGCGCACCGCGAGAACCTCGCCGCCATCATGATCACCTACCCCTCCACCCACGGCGTGTTCGACGACGACGTCCGCGACGTCTGCGAAGCCATCCACGAGGCCGGCGGCCAGGTCTACATTGACGGGGCCAACCTCAACGCCCTGGTGGGGCTGGCGCAGCCCGGCGAGTTCGGCGGCGACGTCTCCCACCTGAACCTGCACAAGACTTTCTGCATCCCGCACGGCGGCGGCGGCCCCGGCGTCGGACCCGTGGCGGCCAAGGCGCACCTGGCCCCGTTCATGCCCGGTGACGCCGCCACCTGGACCGGCGGCGAGGACATTCCCGTCTCCGCGTCCCGCTTCGGCTCCGCCGGCGTGCTCCCCATCTCCTGGGCCTACGTCAGCCTGATGGGCGGCGAGGGGCTCACCAGCGCCACCAAGCACGCCCTGCTCGCGGCGAACTACGTGGCTGCCCGCCTGAACGAATACTTCCCGGTGCTGTACACGGGCAAGGGCGGGCTGGTGGCGCACGAATGCATCCTGGACCTGCGCGAGCTGACCGCGAAGACCGGCGTCACCGCCGAAGACGTGGCCAAGCGCCTTGTGGACTATGGATTCCACGCCCCCACGCTGTCCTTCCCGGTGGCGGGCACCCTCATGGTGGAACCCACCGAGTCCGAGGATCTGGGCGAGATGGACCGCTTCATCGACGCGATGATCGCCATCCGCGCCGAAATCGACCAGGTGGCCGCCGGGGACTTCACCCTCGAAGGCAGCCCGCTGCGCAACGCCCCGCACACCGCCGTCGTCGTGGCAGCCAACGAGTGGGACCGCGCCTACCCGCGTGAACAGGCAGCCTTCCCGCTGCGCACCCTGCGCATGGACAAATACTTCCCGCCGGTGGGCCGCATTGACGGCGCCGCCGGAGACCGGAACCTGATCTGCTCCTGCCCGCCCATCGAAGACTTCGAAAACTAG
- the cycA gene encoding D-serine/D-alanine/glycine transporter, whose amino-acid sequence MTRPPSGSTVSAPENSAEEPHLARSLSSRHIQLLAIGGAIGTGLFMGSGKTISAAGPSVIFVYAIIGFMLFFVMRAMGELLLSNLRYKSFTDFSADLLGPWAGFFTGWTYWFCWVVTGIADVVAIAHYVTFWWGNAPLWIPALACILLLLALNLPTVKAFGETEFWFALIKIVAILTLIVVGLVMILTGFTHGDGVTASFGNLWEHGGWFPTGPMGFIAGFQIAVFAFVGIELVGTTAAEAKDPEKNLPRAVNSIPIRILLFYVGALVVLMAVIPWDEFSADESPFVGMFTLAGLGTAAAIVNFVVLTSAASSANSGIYSTSRMVFGLAQDGDAPRPFGRLSARKVPQNALFFSCTFLLAGVVLLYAGQSVSAAFTMVSTISALCFMYVWSIILISYLVYRKRRPQLHAASKFKMPGGVVMSYAVLAFFAFILWTLTTNADTLQALLVTPVWFALLGIIYTVLRRTPVHQARVAAHRNDVARERAALTAGKP is encoded by the coding sequence ATGACCCGCCCACCAAGCGGCAGCACTGTTTCCGCGCCGGAAAACAGCGCCGAAGAACCCCATCTGGCCCGCTCCCTGTCCAGCCGGCACATCCAGCTGCTCGCCATCGGCGGGGCCATCGGCACCGGTCTGTTCATGGGCTCCGGCAAGACCATCTCCGCCGCCGGCCCGTCAGTGATCTTCGTCTACGCGATTATCGGCTTCATGCTGTTCTTCGTGATGCGGGCCATGGGCGAACTGCTGCTCTCCAACCTTCGTTACAAGTCCTTCACCGACTTCTCCGCGGACCTGCTGGGCCCCTGGGCCGGCTTCTTCACCGGCTGGACCTACTGGTTCTGCTGGGTGGTCACCGGCATTGCGGACGTGGTGGCAATTGCGCACTACGTCACCTTCTGGTGGGGCAACGCTCCCCTGTGGATACCCGCCCTGGCTTGCATCCTGCTCCTGCTGGCGCTGAACCTGCCCACCGTCAAGGCGTTCGGTGAGACCGAATTCTGGTTCGCGCTGATCAAGATCGTTGCCATCCTGACGCTCATTGTGGTGGGCCTGGTGATGATCCTGACCGGCTTCACGCACGGCGACGGCGTCACCGCCAGCTTCGGCAACCTCTGGGAACACGGCGGATGGTTCCCCACCGGCCCCATGGGCTTCATTGCCGGATTCCAGATTGCCGTGTTCGCGTTTGTCGGGATTGAACTCGTGGGCACCACCGCGGCGGAAGCCAAGGACCCGGAAAAAAACCTGCCCCGGGCAGTGAACTCCATTCCCATCCGCATCCTGCTCTTCTACGTAGGCGCCCTGGTAGTGCTGATGGCAGTCATTCCGTGGGACGAATTCAGCGCCGACGAGAGCCCGTTTGTAGGCATGTTCACCCTGGCCGGGCTGGGCACCGCCGCTGCCATTGTGAACTTCGTAGTGCTGACTTCCGCGGCATCTTCGGCGAATTCCGGGATATATTCCACTTCGCGTATGGTTTTCGGCTTGGCGCAGGACGGTGATGCCCCTCGCCCGTTCGGCCGCCTTTCCGCGCGGAAGGTTCCGCAGAACGCCCTGTTCTTCTCCTGTACGTTCCTGCTTGCCGGCGTCGTTCTGCTTTACGCCGGCCAGTCCGTGAGCGCCGCTTTCACCATGGTGAGCACCATTTCGGCCCTCTGCTTTATGTACGTCTGGTCCATCATCCTGATCAGCTACCTGGTGTACCGCAAGCGCCGGCCGCAGCTGCACGCGGCCTCGAAGTTTAAGATGCCGGGCGGCGTCGTGATGTCCTACGCAGTGTTGGCTTTCTTCGCCTTCATCCTGTGGACGCTCACCACCAATGCGGACACCCTGCAGGCCCTGCTGGTCACCCCGGTCTGGTTTGCCCTGCTGGGCATTATCTACACCGTCCTGCGGCGGACCCCCGTGCACCAGGCGCGGGTGGCTGCGCACCGGAACGACGTCGCCCGCGAGCGTGCGGCGCTCACCGCCGGCAAGCCGTGA